A single window of Streptomyces aquilus DNA harbors:
- a CDS encoding ATP-binding cassette domain-containing protein: MTTRAPAVEARQLIKTYPGDVTALNGMDLTVEPGTVFGLLGPNGAGKSSTVKILTTLARPDSGSATVAGHDVLRHPDRVRRAIGVVAQNSGADPVATGRENLRLQGRLHGLTGADLDRRVAGLLDRFTLADAANRQVKGYSGGMRRRLDVALGLVHRPQVLFLDEPTTGLDPEARGAMWDEIGRLAGEEGLTILLTTHYLEEADRLAERVAIVDRGRVVVEGTPDALKGELRGDAVHLELRATVGEAGRTLLKGALGGLPGVHEVVVDGHRASVRADDGAAAMPTLLGALERAGVGVAAATVARPSLDDVYLRYTGRRYTQTDELVLAGGER, from the coding sequence ACGTCACCGCCCTCAACGGCATGGACCTCACCGTCGAACCCGGCACGGTCTTCGGGCTCCTCGGCCCCAACGGCGCCGGCAAGTCCAGCACCGTCAAGATCCTCACCACCCTGGCCCGCCCCGACTCCGGCTCCGCCACCGTCGCCGGTCATGACGTGCTGCGCCACCCGGACCGGGTCCGGCGCGCGATCGGCGTGGTCGCCCAGAACTCCGGCGCCGACCCCGTCGCCACCGGTCGCGAGAACCTCCGGCTCCAAGGGCGGCTGCACGGCCTGACCGGCGCCGATCTCGACCGCCGGGTGGCCGGGCTGCTCGACCGCTTCACCCTCGCCGATGCCGCGAACCGCCAGGTCAAGGGCTACTCCGGCGGCATGCGACGCCGACTGGACGTGGCCCTCGGGCTGGTGCACCGCCCTCAGGTCCTCTTCCTCGACGAGCCCACCACCGGCCTCGACCCGGAGGCCCGCGGTGCGATGTGGGACGAGATCGGCCGGCTCGCCGGCGAGGAGGGGCTGACCATCCTGCTCACCACGCACTACCTCGAAGAGGCCGACCGGCTCGCCGAACGCGTCGCGATCGTCGACCGCGGCCGGGTCGTCGTCGAAGGCACCCCCGACGCCCTCAAGGGCGAACTCCGCGGCGACGCCGTCCATCTGGAACTGCGCGCCACGGTCGGCGAAGCCGGTCGCACGCTGCTCAAGGGCGCCCTCGGCGGACTGCCGGGCGTGCACGAGGTGGTGGTCGACGGCCACCGCGCCAGCGTCCGCGCCGACGACGGGGCGGCCGCGATGCCCACCCTGCTCGGCGCCCTGGAGCGGGCCGGGGTCGGCGTCGCCGCCGCGACCGTCGCCCGCCCCTCGCTCGACGACGTGTACCTCCGGTACACCGGCCGCCGCTACACGCAGACCGACGAACTCGTCCTCGCGGGAGGTGAGCGATGA